Genomic segment of Sulfurimonas sp.:
TATTAATCCCAAGACATTGGAAATATGCTTCTATCTCTTTAGGGGAGTTAATCAATTGATGTTTTCCAACCTTGTGTCTTAACTTCGAAGCTTCAACTCTTATAGCGCCTGGAATATGCCCTTGTTTATAAACTTCCTCTTTCGTCGTATCTAATATAACTAAATTTTTTGCACCTAACTTATCTTTAAGCTCTTCAGATGATATAAAAGCCTGACTAGAAAAAAGATAAGCAAAACCAAAAATTAAAGTAATAATTATTTTCATGTTGTTCGTTCTCACTTCGTTTATATATTTTGAAAGTGATATTACCAAAACTAATATTAATATACAAGCAATCTAAATTGTTTTTTACTGTGTTAATATAATAGTATTTTATATGAAATAAAATTATTATAAACTATCAACAATTTTTTTAAAGGCTACAAATGCGTGTTTTATTTTTAATTTTAAGTATCATCATTTTTTTTCAGTGTTTAAATGCAGATGAACTGCTATTTGAAAATATAAGTTTTTCATCGAAAGAAGTTCAAAAACACAAGATCATATCAAGCAAATATATAAATATAAAAAACAAAAAATTTCCCATAAACTACCATGTCATAGCACGTAGCGGAGACAAGATCGGAAGTGGAGTTTTTGGTGAAGTTCAAGATATAAATGGAAAACCTCTATTTATAAGCAATAAAAATGACTTCTCATCTTTACATTATAAAGAAGGAAGTTACTTTTTACTTACACAGTTTGAAAGTGCACCTGCCGCAATTTACCTTACAAAACTACAAAGAGAGCAAAACGGAATATTTAAAGCTTTAAGTACAAAAAGTTTAGACCTAAGCTCTATTGGAGGGTTATGGGTTCCGTGTGCAGGAAGTGTAACTCCATGGGGAAGCCATTTAGGCAGTGAAGAGTATGAGCCTGATGCCTCTTTGGAGTATGTAAAAAGACCAATGGCCAAATATTTTGGAAATGACACCAGTAAAATAAATATATACAACTACGGTTGGATACCTGAGCTCACTATTTTAGACAGTAATGGAAATACAGAGATTAAAAAACACTATTCTATGGGAAGGTTTTCTCATGAACTGGCATATATTATGCCGGATAAACGCACAGTATACATGAGCGATGATGGTCATAATGTAGGGCTGTTCATGTTCATAGCCGATAAAGCAGAAGATCTTTCAAGAGGTACGCTCTACGGTGCAAAATGGGTACAAAATGAAAACGGTGCAACTTTAGAGTGGATCAGCTTAGGTCATGCAACAGATAATGAAATCAAAAAAAGTATAGATTCAAAAGTTAAGTTTACAGATATATTTGATTCAGTAATTACGCTTGATGGAGTTTGTCCAAAAAACTACTCATCCATAAATACATCTTTTGGATACGAGTGCCTTAAAGTCAAAAAAGGTATGGATAAAATCGCTTCAAGGCTAGAATCAAGAAGATATGCAGCTATAAAAGGTGCGACTACAGAGTTTAATAAATTAGAAGGCATTACCTATAATAACAATGAAAACAAACTTTACTTATCGGTAAGCTCTATTGACGGTGGTATGACACGCGATCAAAATGGTGCAGATTTAGGTGGGAGCAACCATATAAATTTAGAAAAAAACATATGTGGAGCCGTGTATGAGATGAACTTAAAATCCTACGTGGCACAATCTATGAAAAAGTTGATTGAAGGTATCCAAAACGACGATATTCCTAACAATTCATGTGACATAAACAACATAGCAAATCCTGACAACATAACTTATATAAACAACAAAAATATACTAATAATTGGAGAAGATAGCAGTAGCGGTCATCAAAACGACAATGTATGGGCATACAATACAAAAACTAAAAAATTAACTAGAATTATGACTACACCATACGGTAGTGAAACAACGGGTGTATATTATTATAATAATTTTCATGGGTTTGACTATATATTATCTACTGTCCAACATCCTTACGGAGAAAGCGATCAGGACAAAGCAAGAACTAATGATGACTTTAGGGCTTATACAGGGTATTTAGGTCCATTACCCGTATTATCATCTTTTTAAGATATTGCAATTTGCCATAAAATAATAAATATCTTTTTTTTATAGTAAAATACACTTCTAAAAAAATAATTTATATATTTTGTATGTAAAAAAGGTATTTGTTAAGTGAGTAAACCAGTTATTAAATGGGTTGGCGGTAAAAGACAGTTAATCAATGAATTAAAAAGTTTTTTACCTAAAAAATATAATCGTTATTTTGAGCCCTTTATTGGTGGAGGTGCCCTGTTTTTTTCACTGAAACAGCATAACAGTTTCATAAGCGATTACAACCACGAACTTACAAACCTTTACTCAACGATCAAAAACGATACCGACAAACTGATCAAAGATCTTAAAAAACATAAAAATACTGAAGAATATTATTATGAGATGAGAGCACTCGATCGAGATGAGAAAAAATATAAACGCCTCTCAAACGTACAAAAAGCCAGCAGATTTATCTACCTTAACAAAACAGGCTTCAACGGTTTATATAGAGTAAACAGTAAAGGTCAGCACAACGTTCCGTATGGAAAGTATAAAAACCCGACTTGGCTAGATGAAGAGAACTTAAAAGAATGCTCTAAACTACTTGCACATACAGAGATCCAAACAGGTGATTTTGAAGTTGTAAAAGAACATGTTCAAAAAGGCGATTTTGTATATTTCGATCCGCCTTACGTACCGGTAAACAAAACATCTAGTTTTACCTCTTATACTGATCAGGGCTTTGATTCAAAGATGCAAGAGAGACTAAAAGAGCTGTGTGACTACATAGACTCAATTGGGGCTTACTTTATGCTTTCAAACTCATACACGGACTATATTTTAGATCTGTACAAAGATTATGATATAAAAACTGTTATGGCAACCAGAGCCGTTAACTCAAAAGCATCTGGAAGAGGAAAGATTAAAGAGGTTGTAGTACTAAACTATAAAGTTGACTCAGATGAGAAAAACTAAAGTAAGTACCAATGAGTCTTGGGTCAATATATTTGACAAGTACGACATTTTAAATACAGTTAGTTCTAAAGGTTATGCAGATATTACAGCTGATCAGATAAAAGCAGTTGATGGCAAAGAAGCCCGTTTAATGACGAAGGTGGATTTTAGAGAAAACCTGCCAACAATAATGAAAGAAAACTCTCTCTCAATTCTTGCTATTAAAAACGGTCTATACAGAATTGCTAAAAACGATCCATTTATTGATATTAATGAGAAAATATCTACAAAAATAATAGAGATTGAACCTCCATGTGATATAACTTCAATAGATCCGTTTAACATTAAAAGTGAAAGTGCAGCACTAGACATAGCCTACATATCTAAGATGTGTGAACAAGTGTTCAATGAAGAGAGTTTTTTAAGTATACGTGGGCGTTTGCGAGGAGAGTTAGCGTTTGATTTAGATTCCATTCCGTACAATATAGACGGCGTTCAGATCGAAGTTGACGGAGGTTATGAAGGTAACGAGAGCATACACCTCATAGAAGCAAAAATAGGTTTTAGAAATAACATAAACATAAGACAACTATTATATCCGCAGCTTTACTGGGAAAAAGAGCTTAATGGTTCAAAAAAAATAAAAAGCTATATATTTTATCTACATAACAATATTTTTAGATTTATTCCTTATATTTATGATGGGAAAATAGGTTATGCTGATCACGCAGAGGAGAAAGCTTTCAAGTTTGTGGAAAAAGCTTCTAAGTTCAGCATCTATGATGTAGAAATAGATGATAGTTTAGTAGATAGCAGTGTACCTTTTCCTCAAGCTGATAAGTTTGAAAAAATACAAGATATGTTGTTTGTAATATCTCAAAATGAGTGTACAAACAAGTATGAATTAAATTTGGAATTTGACATAGTTTCACGTCAGATTGATTACTATCTAAATGTTTTAAAATGGCTAAAAGTTTGTAAGGAAGAAGGCGAATGCATTGTACTTACACAAAAAGGTAAAGAGATAATTGATATGCCTTTTAAAAAGCGGTTACAAGAGCTCTCTAAGATTGTATTTTCAGAACCTATAGCGAACAACTTTTTACATAAAAAAGAGATAAGCGATCAAATGTTTGGCAAATATAATATGAACAGCCAAAGTACCCAGCGCAGAAGGCTTCAAACTATAAGTGCTTGGATAAATTACTTTGAAGATATTTTAGAGTTAAAATAAAATTTATAAAATAAGAGTAGAATACATTTATGAACGACCAAACAGCTTGCTCAAATTGTACATGCCCGCTCAACTACGATTGTGAAAAATTTAAACTATTTTTTGAGGGCAAATATTCGTTTGTAGAAGAATTTAGCCACAACAACGATAATAGCTGCGATCACAGAAAAGAAGACATACAAACTACTGTTTCAATAGCCTCTTCACAAAAAAGTTTATTCTAAACCACTACTTTAAAACATAAAAATATTGATATAATACTATTTACTTAGCCGTATGGAGATTTTCTAGTGATTAATAAAAAGATTGTTGGCAAAAAAGAGTGTATTTCTATTATAGACTTGGATCTTTATAATTTAGATGCAAAAGTTGACACGGGAGCAGATTCAAATGCCCTACATTGTGATGACATTTTTATAGATGATGAAAACAATGTACACTTCAAACTTCTTGATGAAGTCCATGAAGCTTATCATGGTCGTAAAATGATCATGCCTCTGTATAAAGTCAAAAAAGTTAGAAGTTCAAACGGTGAACTACAGATACGTCCTTCAATAAAAGTTAGTGTTGAATTTTTCGGTAAAAAATATAAAACAATTATTTCATTAACCAATCGCGCTGATATGAAATATCCTATGCTAATAGGAAGAAAGTTTTTAAACGGTAAATTTTTAGTTGACGTATCTCAAGAATATATTGCAAAAGGAGAATAAATGAGAGTCTATATACTGTCAAGAAATGCAGATCTTTACTCTACAAAAAGACTAGTTGAAGCAGGACAAGAGAAAGGTTGGGAGATTGAAGTAATCGATTATCTAAAATGCTCTATTGAGATCATGAAGGGTGAGTTAAAAGTTAACTACAAAGGTAAGGAATTACCTACTCCAGATGCAATTATTCCTAGAATCGGTGCAAGTCGTACATTTTACGGTACTGCGATGGTTAGACACTTTGAGATGATGGAAGTTTTTTCTACATCTGGTAACCTAGCTATAAAAAGAAGTAGAGACAAACTAAGAAGTCTTCAGGTTCTTTCAAAATTTGGTGTAGACATGCCAAAAACTGTTTTTGCATCTAATAAATCAAGTGCGAAAGATGTTATAGCACTAAGTGGAGGGACCCCTTTAGTTTTAAAAATCTTAGAAGGTACTCAAGGTGTGGGTGTAGTTTTAGTAGACACTCAAAAAGCTGCAAAATCTGTACTTGATGCGTTTTACGGGATGGATGTAAACTTACTTGTTCAAGAGTTCATTGAAGAAGCAGGCGGAGCTGACATTCGTGCACTTGTAGTAGGCGGTGAAGTAGTTGGTGCTATGAAGCGTCAAGGTGCTGAAGGTGATTTTAGATCAAACCTTCACCAAGGCGGAAGTGCTACGGCTCATAAGCTATCTCGCAAAGAGAAATCAACTGCACTGGCGGCGGCAAAAGCTATGGGACTTGG
This window contains:
- a CDS encoding PhoX family phosphatase, which gives rise to MRVLFLILSIIIFFQCLNADELLFENISFSSKEVQKHKIISSKYINIKNKKFPINYHVIARSGDKIGSGVFGEVQDINGKPLFISNKNDFSSLHYKEGSYFLLTQFESAPAAIYLTKLQREQNGIFKALSTKSLDLSSIGGLWVPCAGSVTPWGSHLGSEEYEPDASLEYVKRPMAKYFGNDTSKINIYNYGWIPELTILDSNGNTEIKKHYSMGRFSHELAYIMPDKRTVYMSDDGHNVGLFMFIADKAEDLSRGTLYGAKWVQNENGATLEWISLGHATDNEIKKSIDSKVKFTDIFDSVITLDGVCPKNYSSINTSFGYECLKVKKGMDKIASRLESRRYAAIKGATTEFNKLEGITYNNNENKLYLSVSSIDGGMTRDQNGADLGGSNHINLEKNICGAVYEMNLKSYVAQSMKKLIEGIQNDDIPNNSCDINNIANPDNITYINNKNILIIGEDSSSGHQNDNVWAYNTKTKKLTRIMTTPYGSETTGVYYYNNFHGFDYILSTVQHPYGESDQDKARTNDDFRAYTGYLGPLPVLSSF
- a CDS encoding DNA adenine methylase — encoded protein: MSKPVIKWVGGKRQLINELKSFLPKKYNRYFEPFIGGGALFFSLKQHNSFISDYNHELTNLYSTIKNDTDKLIKDLKKHKNTEEYYYEMRALDRDEKKYKRLSNVQKASRFIYLNKTGFNGLYRVNSKGQHNVPYGKYKNPTWLDEENLKECSKLLAHTEIQTGDFEVVKEHVQKGDFVYFDPPYVPVNKTSSFTSYTDQGFDSKMQERLKELCDYIDSIGAYFMLSNSYTDYILDLYKDYDIKTVMATRAVNSKASGRGKIKEVVVLNYKVDSDEKN
- a CDS encoding ATP-dependent zinc protease is translated as MINKKIVGKKECISIIDLDLYNLDAKVDTGADSNALHCDDIFIDDENNVHFKLLDEVHEAYHGRKMIMPLYKVKKVRSSNGELQIRPSIKVSVEFFGKKYKTIISLTNRADMKYPMLIGRKFLNGKFLVDVSQEYIAKGE
- the rimK gene encoding 30S ribosomal protein S6--L-glutamate ligase; this encodes MRVYILSRNADLYSTKRLVEAGQEKGWEIEVIDYLKCSIEIMKGELKVNYKGKELPTPDAIIPRIGASRTFYGTAMVRHFEMMEVFSTSGNLAIKRSRDKLRSLQVLSKFGVDMPKTVFASNKSSAKDVIALSGGTPLVLKILEGTQGVGVVLVDTQKAAKSVLDAFYGMDVNLLVQEFIEEAGGADIRALVVGGEVVGAMKRQGAEGDFRSNLHQGGSATAHKLSRKEKSTALAAAKAMGLGVCGVDMIPSKRGPLVMEVNSSPGLEGIEKSTGIDIAGKIMDYIEKNVTPKSDTKKKRRIKRDNIGA